From one Cellulosilyticum sp. I15G10I2 genomic stretch:
- a CDS encoding pseudouridine synthase: MRLDKFLAEASVGTRKTVRTYVKEGKVIVNDQVIVEPAVQIDPIADVVKYLSKEVIHTGKLYYMFHKPAGCITARKDAKSKTVLDYFENVNINGLFPVGRLDKDTEGLLFLTNDGDFNHQLMCPEKHVEKKYFFWAFGALHSEDKKRLETGICIGEDETLTKPAKIEVLKEGMYHELKNEMDIGKFINKKKNLYEQSVISGYLTISEGRKHQVKRMLKAVGCYVVYLKRISIGGIMLDKSLEKGEYRVVTEQEIQKLIENQGCIGSWQDEEAGINRN; this comes from the coding sequence ATGAGATTAGATAAATTTTTAGCAGAGGCATCAGTGGGAACGAGGAAAACCGTTCGAACCTATGTAAAAGAAGGTAAGGTAATCGTTAATGATCAAGTGATAGTGGAACCGGCAGTGCAAATTGACCCAATTGCTGATGTTGTAAAATATCTTAGCAAAGAGGTTATTCATACAGGAAAATTGTATTATATGTTTCATAAACCTGCAGGGTGTATTACTGCAAGAAAAGATGCAAAAAGTAAAACGGTACTAGATTATTTTGAAAATGTTAACATAAATGGTCTGTTTCCTGTCGGAAGGTTAGATAAAGATACAGAAGGATTATTGTTTTTGACTAATGATGGAGACTTTAATCATCAGTTAATGTGCCCAGAAAAGCATGTTGAAAAAAAGTACTTTTTTTGGGCATTTGGTGCGTTACACTCCGAAGATAAGAAACGATTGGAGACAGGAATTTGTATTGGAGAAGATGAAACACTGACAAAGCCCGCAAAGATTGAAGTATTAAAAGAAGGGATGTATCATGAACTTAAAAATGAAATGGACATTGGAAAATTTATAAATAAGAAGAAAAATCTTTATGAGCAGTCTGTTATCTCCGGATATCTTACAATTTCAGAAGGGCGTAAACATCAAGTAAAGCGTATGTTAAAGGCTGTGGGGTGTTATGTAGTTTACCTAAAGAGAATTTCTATTGGTGGGATAATGTTAGACAAATCACTTGAAAAGGGGGAGTATAGAGTAGTGACAGAACAAGAAATACAGAAGTTAATAGAAAATCAAGGCTGCATCGGGTCGTGGCAAGATGAAGAGGCAGGAATAAATCGTAACTAA
- the guaA gene encoding glutamine-hydrolyzing GMP synthase has protein sequence MEHELVIVLDFGGQYNQLIARRVRESNVYCEVHPYNIGLDKIKEMNPKGIIFTGGPNSVYGEESPLCDKGIFELGIPILGICYGSQLMAHLLEGKVVTAPVSEYGKTEVNVNTGSKLFEGISPSTICWMSHTDYIETAPENFIVTAHTPVCPVAGMEYVEKGLYAVQFHPEVMHTQEGMKMLSNFVHNVCECKGDWKMDSFVETSIEALREKIGSGKVLCALSGGVDSSVAAVMLSKAIGKQLTCVFVDHGLLRKDEGDEVEAVFGPKGHYDLNFIRVNAQDRFYEKLKGIEEPEAKRKIIGEEFIRVFEEEAKKIGSVDFLVQGTIYPDVIESGLGKSAVIKSHHNVGGLPDCVDFKEIIEPLRLLFKDEVRRAGLELGIPEYLVFRQPFPGPGLGIRIIGDVTPEKVKIVQEADFIYREEISKAGIAKEIGQYFAALTNMRSVGVMGDERTYDYAIALRAVTTSDFMTAESAELPWEVLGKVTTRIVNEVKGVNRVMYDCTGKPPATIEFE, from the coding sequence ATGGAACATGAACTGGTTATAGTTCTTGACTTTGGTGGACAGTACAATCAGCTTATTGCAAGACGTGTTAGAGAAAGTAATGTATATTGTGAAGTACATCCTTATAATATTGGTTTAGATAAAATTAAAGAAATGAATCCAAAAGGTATTATTTTTACAGGTGGGCCGAATAGTGTATATGGTGAAGAATCACCTCTTTGTGATAAAGGAATTTTTGAATTAGGGATTCCAATACTGGGGATTTGTTATGGTTCTCAGCTTATGGCACACCTTTTAGAGGGAAAAGTAGTAACAGCACCAGTAAGTGAGTATGGTAAAACAGAAGTTAACGTCAATACTGGGTCGAAATTATTTGAAGGCATATCACCTTCTACAATTTGTTGGATGAGTCATACAGATTATATCGAAACAGCACCAGAAAACTTTATAGTTACAGCGCATACACCAGTATGTCCAGTGGCTGGCATGGAGTATGTGGAAAAAGGACTTTATGCAGTTCAATTCCATCCAGAAGTTATGCATACACAAGAAGGCATGAAGATGCTTTCAAACTTTGTGCATAACGTTTGCGAATGCAAAGGTGACTGGAAAATGGATTCTTTTGTAGAAACAAGCATCGAAGCACTTCGTGAGAAAATAGGTAGCGGAAAAGTATTATGTGCGCTATCAGGAGGAGTAGACTCTTCAGTAGCTGCTGTTATGCTCTCTAAGGCTATTGGTAAACAGCTTACTTGCGTATTTGTAGATCATGGGTTACTTAGAAAAGATGAAGGTGATGAAGTAGAAGCTGTATTTGGGCCAAAAGGACATTATGACCTTAACTTTATCCGTGTCAATGCACAAGATAGATTCTATGAAAAATTAAAAGGCATTGAAGAACCAGAGGCTAAAAGAAAAATCATTGGTGAAGAGTTTATTCGTGTATTCGAAGAAGAGGCTAAGAAAATTGGTTCTGTTGATTTCTTAGTTCAAGGAACAATTTATCCAGATGTGATTGAAAGTGGTCTTGGTAAATCAGCAGTGATTAAGTCACACCACAATGTAGGCGGACTTCCAGATTGTGTAGACTTTAAAGAAATTATTGAGCCATTACGTCTGTTATTTAAAGACGAAGTACGTAGAGCCGGCTTGGAACTCGGTATTCCGGAATACCTTGTATTTAGACAACCTTTCCCAGGTCCAGGTCTTGGTATTAGAATCATCGGTGATGTTACACCAGAAAAAGTAAAAATTGTACAAGAAGCAGATTTTATTTATCGTGAAGAGATCTCAAAAGCAGGCATCGCAAAAGAGATTGGTCAGTACTTTGCAGCCCTTACTAATATGCGTTCAGTAGGTGTCATGGGGGATGAAAGAACTTATGACTATGCTATTGCACTTCGTGCCGTAACCACAAGCGACTTCATGACAGCAGAATCAGCAGAGCTTCCATGGGAAGTCCTTGGCAAAGTAACAACTAGAATTGTAAATGAAGTAAAAGGGGTTAACCGTGTTATGTATGACTGCACAGGAAAACCACCGGCAACTATTGAGTTTGAATAG
- a CDS encoding HPr family phosphocarrier protein, whose protein sequence is MKKAIKVKNIDNIQKINQVVSKYPYDIWIHSKSGMVDAKSILGIFALSLNEELFLVTDDDVDAKGLYSELAEYMDVE, encoded by the coding sequence ATGAAAAAAGCAATTAAAGTAAAAAATATTGATAATATACAAAAGATAAATCAAGTTGTAAGTAAGTATCCATATGATATATGGATTCATAGTAAAAGTGGAATGGTAGATGCAAAATCAATTCTCGGTATTTTTGCACTTAGTTTAAATGAAGAATTATTTCTTGTAACTGATGATGATGTGGATGCAAAAGGTTTATACAGTGAACTGGCAGAATATATGGATGTAGAATAG